A genome region from Hymenobacter tibetensis includes the following:
- a CDS encoding sterol desaturase family protein, whose amino-acid sequence MSTETAASPLPTPTPAKAPENVKPKHKGSAQLFKNPVLERLSHTHIALPVSIFILTAAVSLYYGITQGFTTGLAAFGQFLGGWFLFTFAEYAMHRYLYHIPATTPGRIKFQYTMHGVHHEFPKDKTRLAMPPIITVFVASLLFFIFRFAFGSAAFGVLAGFVFGYALYLFVHYAIHVYAPPKNFLKVWWTHHAQHHYRQDEIAFGVSSTLWDHIIGTMPEKGKR is encoded by the coding sequence ATGTCAACAGAAACTGCAGCTTCCCCACTGCCAACCCCTACGCCCGCCAAAGCTCCTGAAAACGTGAAGCCTAAGCACAAAGGGTCGGCTCAGCTTTTCAAGAACCCGGTGCTGGAACGTCTCTCGCATACGCACATTGCGCTACCGGTTTCTATCTTCATCCTGACGGCAGCGGTCAGCTTATACTATGGCATTACGCAAGGCTTCACGACGGGGCTAGCCGCATTCGGACAGTTCCTGGGGGGCTGGTTCCTGTTCACGTTTGCGGAGTATGCCATGCACCGCTACCTCTACCACATTCCGGCTACCACGCCCGGCCGCATCAAGTTTCAGTACACCATGCACGGGGTGCACCATGAGTTTCCGAAAGACAAAACTCGGCTGGCTATGCCGCCTATCATTACGGTGTTCGTAGCATCGTTACTGTTTTTCATTTTCCGCTTTGCGTTCGGTAGTGCTGCTTTCGGCGTGCTGGCTGGCTTTGTGTTCGGCTATGCGCTGTACCTGTTTGTGCATTATGCCATCCACGTGTACGCACCGCCAAAGAACTTCTTGAAAGTATGGTGGACTCACCACGCACAGCACCACTACCGCCAAGACGAAATTGCGTTTGGCGTAAGCAGCACCCTCTGGGACCATATCATTGGCACTATGCCTGAGAAAGGAAAAAGATAG